In a single window of the Streptomyces sp. NBC_00285 genome:
- a CDS encoding S8 family peptidase, with protein sequence MLAATLGAALAFGAPGALAGTLPVAPSTAPAAKAQAPAAVPASQSAAWVAGTRAYLVITAPGDSSAVRSAIAANGGTVFSNFDAIGVIVAHSASSSFAATMRGVAGVQQVGATRTSDVPADAYTPALPANPAQATTPAGEPVRADMSQIKADQAWAVNPGSASVKVGILDTGVDDQHQDLAPNFDAADSVSCAYGKPDTRAGAWRDVDTHGTHVAGTIAAAKNGKGVVGVAPGVKIAAVRVAEPGNAFFFAENTICGFVWAGDHGFQVTNNSYYTDPWQFNCPDNIDQAAIIEGVKRAQEYAESKGSLQIAAAGNENYDLAHKTTDSASPNDSTPTTRTITNACLDIPTELPGVVTVAANGTGVTKASFSNYGQGVIDVAAPGSSVYSTVPGGGYGSKSGTSMATPHVVGVAALIASANPGITPAQIRAKLAAQANDIACPSDSRCTGTTANNSFFGEGQVDALKAVGATPPPGAYFENLADFTINDNATVESPIAVTGVTGNAPATLKVGVDIKHTYIGDLKVDLVAPDGTVYTLHNHTGGSTDNIAQTYTVNASSEVANGTWKLRVNDNAASDTGTLDAWNLTF encoded by the coding sequence GTGCTGGCAGCCACGCTCGGCGCCGCTCTCGCGTTCGGCGCCCCCGGCGCCCTCGCGGGCACGCTTCCCGTCGCCCCCTCCACCGCGCCGGCCGCCAAGGCCCAGGCTCCGGCCGCCGTGCCGGCCTCCCAGAGTGCGGCCTGGGTGGCCGGTACACGTGCCTACCTCGTGATCACCGCACCCGGTGACAGTTCGGCGGTCCGCTCCGCGATCGCGGCCAACGGCGGCACCGTCTTCTCGAACTTCGACGCCATCGGCGTGATCGTCGCCCACTCGGCGTCCAGCTCATTCGCCGCCACCATGCGCGGTGTCGCCGGCGTGCAGCAGGTCGGCGCCACGCGCACCTCGGACGTCCCGGCCGACGCCTACACCCCGGCGCTCCCGGCCAACCCGGCCCAGGCCACGACCCCGGCCGGAGAACCGGTCCGGGCCGACATGAGTCAGATCAAGGCCGACCAGGCCTGGGCCGTGAACCCGGGCTCCGCGTCCGTCAAGGTCGGCATCCTGGACACCGGTGTGGACGACCAGCACCAGGACCTGGCGCCCAACTTCGATGCGGCCGACTCGGTCTCCTGCGCCTACGGCAAGCCCGACACCCGGGCCGGCGCCTGGCGGGACGTCGACACGCACGGCACCCATGTAGCGGGCACCATCGCCGCGGCCAAGAACGGCAAGGGTGTCGTCGGCGTGGCACCCGGGGTCAAGATCGCCGCGGTCCGGGTCGCCGAGCCGGGCAACGCCTTCTTCTTCGCCGAGAACACCATCTGCGGTTTCGTCTGGGCCGGTGACCACGGCTTCCAGGTCACCAACAACAGCTATTACACGGACCCGTGGCAGTTCAACTGCCCGGACAACATCGACCAGGCCGCCATCATCGAGGGCGTCAAGCGCGCCCAGGAGTACGCCGAGAGCAAGGGCTCCCTCCAGATCGCCGCCGCGGGCAACGAGAACTACGACCTCGCCCACAAGACGACCGACTCCGCGAGCCCGAACGACTCGACGCCGACCACCCGCACCATCACCAACGCCTGCCTCGACATCCCGACCGAACTGCCGGGCGTGGTCACGGTCGCGGCCAACGGCACGGGCGTCACCAAGGCCTCGTTCTCCAACTACGGCCAGGGCGTCATCGACGTCGCGGCGCCGGGCAGCAGTGTGTACTCCACCGTCCCCGGCGGCGGCTACGGCAGCAAGAGCGGCACCTCGATGGCCACCCCGCACGTGGTCGGCGTGGCGGCGCTCATCGCCAGCGCCAACCCGGGCATCACCCCGGCGCAGATCCGAGCCAAGCTGGCCGCCCAGGCCAACGACATCGCCTGCCCCTCGGACAGCCGCTGCACGGGCACGACGGCCAACAACTCGTTCTTCGGCGAGGGACAGGTCGACGCCCTCAAGGCCGTCGGGGCCACCCCGCCGCCCGGCGCGTACTTCGAGAACCTCGCGGACTTCACCATCAACGACAACGCGACCGTGGAGAGCCCGATCGCCGTCACCGGCGTGACCGGCAACGCCCCGGCCACCCTCAAGGTGGGCGTGGACATCAAGCACACCTACATCGGTGACCTGAAGGTCGACCTGGTGGCGCCGGACGGCACCGTCTACACGCTGCACAACCACACCGGCGGCAGCACCGACAACATCGCCCAGACCTACACCGTGAACGCCTCCTCGGAGGTCGCGAACGGCACCTGGAAGCTGCGCGTCAACGACAACGCCGCCTCCGACACGGGCACGCTCGACGCCTGGAACCTGACCTTCTGA
- a CDS encoding cellulase family glycosylhydrolase translates to MNRLRLRLRLRLRLRARLRAFLIAALLAPLLTVSHGASAATNSFHGVNWADGRDNYVDGWVIPTGLAAGDSYDSVRSKADGIISGFQQQLGANTVRLPINPQSVNSDWWGRYKGAADSALSHGMKVIFGYWEANKDGKVDDMNAWNTMWDKVISDYGSNGNVYFEPMNEPFGYSLNDWVSLCSSWLSRHSSTPRGRVLISGTGYNDNVTGVGAASALNGTLLSLHFYGYWASDTTRSAWTTNLSNRLGSYSSRTIIDEAGAPMTTGLNYYGGNQDGNTFTAYFAATTDLTRSRQMGVVYWPGLRSGDSYSITRQSGSGLAVNNSSGVAQLRWGWGL, encoded by the coding sequence GTGAATCGCCTTCGCCTTCGCCTTCGCCTTCGCCTTCGCCTTCGCGCCCGTCTGCGCGCCTTCCTGATCGCAGCACTCCTCGCGCCACTGCTGACGGTTTCTCATGGCGCATCCGCCGCCACCAACTCCTTCCACGGAGTCAACTGGGCGGACGGCCGCGACAATTACGTGGACGGCTGGGTGATCCCGACCGGCCTCGCGGCCGGGGACAGCTACGACAGCGTCCGCTCCAAGGCCGATGGCATCATCAGCGGCTTCCAGCAGCAGCTCGGCGCGAACACCGTGCGCCTGCCGATCAACCCGCAGAGCGTCAACTCGGACTGGTGGGGGCGGTACAAGGGCGCCGCGGACTCGGCCCTGTCCCACGGCATGAAGGTCATCTTCGGCTACTGGGAAGCGAACAAAGACGGCAAAGTCGATGACATGAACGCGTGGAACACCATGTGGGACAAGGTCATCAGCGACTACGGCAGCAACGGCAACGTCTACTTCGAACCGATGAACGAGCCGTTCGGTTACAGCCTGAACGACTGGGTGTCGCTCTGCTCGTCGTGGCTGTCCCGGCATTCGAGCACCCCCCGCGGGCGGGTCCTCATCAGCGGCACCGGTTACAACGACAACGTCACGGGCGTAGGGGCGGCCAGCGCCCTGAACGGCACACTGCTGTCGCTGCACTTCTACGGATACTGGGCCTCGGACACGACCCGCTCGGCGTGGACCACCAACCTGAGCAACCGGCTCGGCTCGTACTCGTCCCGCACCATCATCGACGAGGCCGGTGCCCCGATGACGACCGGGCTGAACTACTACGGCGGGAACCAGGACGGCAACACCTTCACCGCGTACTTCGCCGCCACCACGGATTTGACGAGGTCCCGTCAGATGGGCGTCGTCTACTGGCCCGGCCTGCGCTCGGGCGACAGCTACTCGATCACCCGGCAGAGCGGCAGCGGACTTGCGGTGAACAACTCCTCGGGCGTGGCACAACTGCGTTGGGGCTGGGGCCTGTAA
- a CDS encoding hemerythrin domain-containing protein produces MTQPQAGTVAGRQMVQQLLMAHAPLRSDVAALRKGLEVLDAATTRAEDIEELLGGLTVADLTWQLKVGCQHFCAHLDAHHTIEDARMLPVMQHRFPELTDQIGRLRREHEEVKQMIVSIRADARHLNPKDERSVHVVLEQIVALSDHLQAHLDFEERTLFPYFLRMDHDWHA; encoded by the coding sequence ATGACACAGCCGCAGGCGGGAACTGTCGCCGGCCGCCAGATGGTGCAGCAGCTGCTGATGGCGCATGCGCCGCTGCGCAGCGACGTCGCCGCCCTGCGCAAGGGGCTTGAGGTGCTCGATGCGGCGACCACACGCGCAGAGGACATCGAGGAGCTGCTCGGCGGTCTGACTGTCGCGGACCTCACCTGGCAGCTCAAGGTGGGCTGCCAGCATTTCTGCGCCCACCTGGACGCCCACCACACGATCGAGGACGCTCGGATGCTGCCGGTCATGCAGCACCGGTTCCCCGAGCTCACCGATCAGATCGGGCGGCTCCGGCGCGAGCATGAGGAGGTCAAACAGATGATCGTGAGCATCCGCGCCGACGCGCGGCATCTGAACCCCAAGGACGAACGCTCCGTCCACGTGGTGCTGGAACAGATCGTCGCGCTTTCCGACCACCTCCAGGCACATCTCGACTTCGAGGAGCGCACCCTCTTCCCGTACTTCCTGCGGATGGACCACGACTGGCACGCCTGA
- a CDS encoding FMN-dependent NADH-azoreductase produces the protein MTTLLHLDSSLFSGDASSSRAVTAAFRRTWQEHHPEGTVIYRDLATNPVPHLTADAHTAGQTDPATHTPAQAAALAHRLTLIDELENADAILIGAPMYNYSIPSTLKAWLDNIVLVGRTAGVESSRLKGTPVTVVASRGGSYAPGTPREGYEYVQNYLTAVLADALALDVNFIVPELTMAVHNPAMSQLIPLFEASRQQALDDAASTAKAIAHRIAA, from the coding sequence ATGACCACTCTTCTGCACCTCGATTCCTCGCTGTTTTCCGGCGACGCCTCCTCCTCCCGCGCCGTGACCGCCGCCTTCCGCCGGACCTGGCAGGAGCACCACCCCGAGGGCACGGTCATCTACCGTGACCTCGCCACGAACCCCGTACCGCACCTCACCGCCGACGCCCACACCGCCGGCCAGACCGACCCGGCCACGCACACCCCCGCCCAGGCCGCCGCCCTCGCCCACCGGCTGACGCTGATCGACGAGCTGGAGAACGCCGACGCCATACTGATCGGCGCTCCGATGTACAACTACTCGATTCCCTCGACCCTCAAGGCGTGGCTCGACAACATCGTCCTCGTCGGCCGCACCGCCGGCGTGGAAAGCTCCAGGCTCAAGGGCACCCCCGTCACCGTCGTCGCCAGCCGCGGCGGCTCCTACGCCCCGGGCACGCCCCGCGAGGGCTACGAATACGTGCAGAACTACCTCACGGCCGTTCTGGCCGACGCGCTCGCCCTGGACGTGAACTTCATCGTCCCGGAACTCACGATGGCCGTACACAACCCGGCGATGTCCCAGCTGATCCCCCTCTTCGAAGCCTCCCGCCAGCAGGCACTGGACGACGCAGCCTCCACGGCCAAGGCGATAGCCCACCGCATCGCCGCCTAG
- a CDS encoding DoxX family protein, translated as MFVFAAVLSVLLAVVGLAAGLPKALLKGSIPAQLQSPGGFSAPLVRFIGLAELAAAAGLIAGLFWQPIGVAAALGFAVLLVGAVGFHAKSGDYANPETRGNAMAPIILTVIAIAAAATLVLAS; from the coding sequence GTGTTTGTCTTCGCCGCCGTACTGAGCGTTCTGCTCGCCGTTGTCGGGCTGGCCGCCGGACTACCGAAAGCCCTGCTCAAGGGCAGCATTCCAGCCCAGTTGCAGTCTCCCGGAGGCTTCAGCGCCCCGCTGGTCCGGTTCATCGGGCTGGCCGAGCTGGCCGCAGCCGCAGGGCTCATCGCCGGTCTCTTCTGGCAGCCCATCGGCGTTGCCGCCGCCCTGGGATTCGCAGTCCTGCTCGTCGGAGCCGTCGGCTTCCACGCCAAGTCCGGCGACTACGCCAACCCCGAGACCCGCGGCAACGCGATGGCACCCATCATCCTCACCGTCATCGCGATCGCTGCCGCCGCCACGCTCGTCCTCGCCTCCTGA
- a CDS encoding NADPH-dependent F420 reductase, protein MSADTRYAIVGTGNIGSALARVFARAGVEVSIANTRGPGSISELAASWGSTVRAVTLTEALASDVIFMAIPFGAVETFGNALPDWNGKIVVDTTNAHYAPNAGDVLKGRLSSQYAAEVLPGAQIVKGFNHLPAQTLAAEVPSGQGKRVVFVSSDSGEASSQIAELARTLGLSPVELGRIDEGGRLIEVPGALVLRNFTEQPLT, encoded by the coding sequence ATGTCTGCAGACACCCGCTACGCCATCGTGGGCACCGGAAACATCGGTTCGGCGCTGGCGCGCGTCTTCGCCCGGGCCGGAGTCGAGGTCAGCATCGCCAACACCCGCGGACCGGGCTCGATCAGCGAACTCGCCGCCTCCTGGGGTTCCACGGTCCGGGCCGTGACGCTCACCGAGGCACTGGCGAGCGACGTCATCTTCATGGCCATCCCGTTCGGCGCAGTCGAGACGTTCGGCAACGCCCTGCCCGACTGGAACGGGAAGATCGTCGTCGACACCACCAACGCGCACTACGCGCCCAACGCGGGCGACGTCCTCAAGGGTCGGCTCTCCTCGCAGTACGCGGCCGAGGTCCTGCCCGGCGCCCAGATCGTGAAGGGCTTCAACCACCTTCCCGCCCAGACGCTCGCCGCCGAAGTGCCCTCCGGCCAGGGCAAGCGCGTGGTCTTCGTCTCCAGCGACTCCGGGGAGGCCAGCTCCCAGATCGCCGAGCTCGCCCGCACGCTCGGCCTGTCGCCGGTGGAACTCGGCAGGATCGACGAAGGCGGACGCCTCATCGAGGTTCCCGGCGCACTGGTGCTCAGGAACTTCACCGAACAGCCCCTCACCTGA
- a CDS encoding MarR family winged helix-turn-helix transcriptional regulator, translating to MDEPRWLDEREQRAWRSLMKMQAGLSEYIERQLRTHSGLSTADYQVLAHLSEAPEGRLRSFALGDALQWEKSRLSQHLTRMQNRNLIRRERCATDQRGAVVVITEQGRTLVEAAAPLHLADVRNVLIDHVTPAQMDLLIELGDQVEAQLAEIDQKPG from the coding sequence ATGGACGAACCGCGATGGCTGGACGAGCGTGAACAGCGGGCTTGGCGCAGCCTCATGAAGATGCAGGCCGGCCTGTCCGAATACATCGAGCGGCAGCTGCGCACCCACAGCGGGCTGTCCACCGCCGACTACCAGGTGCTGGCACACCTGTCCGAGGCGCCCGAGGGACGCCTGCGGTCGTTCGCACTCGGAGATGCGCTGCAATGGGAGAAGAGCCGTCTGTCGCAGCATCTGACCCGCATGCAGAACCGCAACCTCATCCGCCGCGAGCGATGCGCGACCGACCAGCGAGGGGCCGTCGTGGTCATCACCGAACAGGGCCGCACCCTCGTCGAGGCAGCCGCCCCGCTCCACCTGGCCGACGTGCGCAATGTGCTGATCGACCACGTGACCCCTGCGCAGATGGACCTGCTGATCGAATTGGGAGACCAGGTGGAGGCGCAACTCGCCGAGATCGATCAGAAACCGGGATGA
- a CDS encoding recombinase family protein, which produces MSDPLEPSGHPEFLVAEPLVRTEIKIGYARVSSGGQKLDRQIDALTSAGCRKIFSDKKSGKNALRPELKACHAFLDAGDTLVVPSLDRYGRSLQDLINMVAELRTRGIGFTSLHENLDTTTPGGRLVFHVFAALAEFIRELIVQGTREGLAAARARGRVGGRPTVATEEVIRAARDLLPDPGRSITSIAKMLGISPGTLYNHIPDLQDLRASAVPHQLDAAER; this is translated from the coding sequence ATGAGTGACCCCCTGGAGCCGTCCGGCCATCCCGAATTCCTCGTCGCCGAGCCGCTCGTCCGCACCGAGATCAAGATCGGGTACGCGAGGGTGTCGAGCGGCGGGCAGAAGCTCGACCGGCAGATCGATGCCCTCACCTCTGCCGGATGCCGGAAGATCTTCTCGGACAAGAAGTCCGGCAAGAACGCGCTCCGCCCGGAGCTGAAGGCGTGCCACGCCTTCCTCGATGCCGGCGACACCCTCGTGGTCCCCTCGCTCGACCGCTACGGCCGCAGCCTCCAGGACCTCATCAACATGGTCGCCGAACTCCGGACGCGCGGGATCGGCTTCACCTCGCTGCACGAGAACCTCGACACCACCACCCCCGGCGGCCGGCTCGTCTTCCACGTCTTCGCCGCTCTGGCGGAGTTCATCCGCGAACTCATCGTCCAGGGCACCCGCGAGGGCCTGGCCGCCGCCCGCGCCCGCGGCCGGGTCGGCGGGCGCCCCACCGTCGCTACCGAGGAAGTCATCCGCGCCGCCCGCGACCTGCTGCCCGACCCCGGCCGCTCCATCACCTCGATCGCCAAAATGCTGGGCATCTCCCCGGGCACCCTCTACAACCACATCCCCGACCTCCAAGACCTGCGCGCCTCCGCCGTCCCCCACCAGCTCGACGCTGCGGAACGGTGA
- a CDS encoding mycothiol transferase, with amino-acid sequence MIVTENFSDTTPGSEVRALLRILHGQRRHVLGILDGLDAKDLRRPVLPSGWHCLGLVQHLALDVERFWFRAVVAGDQEVIHGLTSGDEAWKVAPEVPAIDVLDQYRREAELADAVITAAPADAALAWWPHDLFGEPHLHTLRDVLLHVITETACHAGHLDAARELIDGRRWLVLT; translated from the coding sequence GTGATCGTGACCGAAAATTTTAGCGACACCACTCCAGGTAGTGAGGTACGGGCGCTTCTTCGGATCCTGCACGGACAGCGACGCCACGTTCTCGGTATCCTCGACGGGCTCGACGCAAAGGATCTTCGACGGCCCGTGCTGCCTTCCGGATGGCACTGCCTGGGGCTGGTCCAGCACCTGGCGCTCGATGTTGAGCGGTTCTGGTTCCGCGCGGTCGTCGCCGGGGATCAGGAGGTCATCCACGGTCTTACGAGCGGCGACGAAGCGTGGAAGGTGGCCCCGGAAGTGCCGGCCATCGACGTGCTCGACCAATATCGGCGGGAGGCAGAACTCGCCGATGCCGTCATCACTGCCGCCCCTGCCGACGCCGCATTGGCCTGGTGGCCCCACGACCTGTTCGGTGAACCGCACCTACACACGCTGCGCGACGTCCTGCTGCATGTCATCACCGAGACTGCGTGCCATGCGGGCCACCTCGATGCAGCCCGGGAGCTGATCGACGGCCGCCGCTGGCTGGTCCTGACCTGA
- a CDS encoding helix-turn-helix domain-containing protein has protein sequence MPLQPPPDQFGTRGAAARLNSIRIRVGGLPTQPAALRRALSTEFLPVYFDAFEDERDWELRALRTAQWVARQWARREADLDQLLQAVYEATDDILGEVSRRAAPGSDRTDGSARRATVVGARIIAAVVFEYERARDSVTAFGARRRTEHEVLSALLGSGGSHGPTVHALADAYTLVAVRLSGAAPADVEEAFQRHGGPGTLCLLGRGGGHVVIPEYEPWTASATAERVRAELGGAGWLVVERGSVRDLPACRQRADILLTIAAALYDPGVYRPRDLVVEYTAVTTPSAVGRLVVMIDPVLSQPTLLRTLETLITAGGDRSRAARRLNVDRCVMDRLCLRIEDLTGQDLNDPNGLTTLGCALAAHSLCAVRPGER, from the coding sequence ATGCCGCTGCAGCCGCCCCCCGACCAGTTCGGGACCAGAGGGGCCGCCGCCCGGCTCAACTCCATCCGGATACGCGTCGGAGGCCTGCCGACGCAGCCCGCGGCTCTACGGCGTGCACTGAGCACGGAGTTTCTTCCCGTCTATTTCGACGCCTTCGAGGACGAACGCGACTGGGAGCTTCGGGCGCTGCGCACCGCGCAGTGGGTGGCCCGGCAGTGGGCTCGCCGTGAAGCGGACCTCGACCAGCTCCTCCAGGCGGTGTACGAGGCCACGGACGACATCCTCGGTGAGGTGTCCAGGCGCGCCGCGCCGGGGAGCGACAGGACGGACGGCTCCGCCCGGCGGGCGACGGTCGTCGGAGCAAGGATCATCGCCGCGGTTGTGTTCGAGTACGAGCGGGCGCGGGACAGTGTCACCGCTTTCGGGGCACGACGGCGCACCGAGCACGAGGTCCTCAGCGCCCTGCTCGGCAGCGGCGGTTCGCACGGACCGACGGTGCACGCGCTCGCCGACGCGTACACCTTGGTGGCGGTACGACTGTCCGGTGCCGCGCCGGCGGACGTCGAGGAGGCCTTCCAACGTCACGGGGGGCCCGGGACGCTGTGCCTGCTCGGCCGCGGCGGCGGTCACGTGGTGATACCGGAGTACGAGCCGTGGACCGCGTCGGCGACCGCGGAGCGGGTGCGCGCCGAACTCGGCGGCGCCGGATGGCTGGTGGTCGAGCGGGGGAGCGTGCGCGATCTCCCGGCGTGCCGGCAGCGGGCCGACATCCTTCTCACCATCGCCGCCGCCCTCTACGACCCCGGTGTGTACCGACCGCGCGACCTGGTGGTCGAGTACACGGCGGTGACGACACCGTCGGCCGTGGGCCGCCTGGTCGTCATGATCGACCCGGTTCTGTCCCAGCCGACCCTGCTCCGGACCCTCGAAACGTTGATTACCGCGGGCGGTGACCGGTCGAGGGCGGCGCGTCGGCTCAACGTCGACCGCTGCGTCATGGACCGGCTGTGCCTACGTATCGAGGACCTCACCGGCCAGGACCTGAACGATCCGAACGGGCTCACCACGCTGGGCTGTGCTCTCGCGGCCCACTCCCTGTGTGCCGTGCGGCCCGGCGAACGCTGA